attcgacgtacgttggatcatgtcttgaccgttcaggcggcttatggacagattttggtagacgtgctcgatgagatctgtgccttgcgtgcggagttggcgcagtttagacgCTCTTCCacaccacctcccttttgatgatggtttttgtttgccctttggcattccgtcacaaaaagggagagtacattggagagtttttgtttttaggggGAGAGTATTTTGTGGTTGGAgtttgtggagtttagattgtagctaggtgcttcacattgtattttatcttttttagctcttgccatgtttttgatgggatattaaTGTTAGGGGGagtatgtttcttgtttcaaactgtttattgatttatatttatgagttattcattgatacatgtctttattgtgtgttatttaaaatcaagaatttaatttgtttacttgtatttttttccacacatgtggttatgcattttgtttagtgtttcaggaaatatacaggttgattcaattgagctattgtctacacttgcaactaatGGATAGCaattaggattgaatttgttttataagCATTATTTgtgtaaagggctttttattttgtaaactttgagtttctagttgtgttttgtcacggattgccaaagaggaagtttgttaggttctaaagacttaggtatttatgtatttagaactctaatgtatattgttggcaaaccatgatcaaaacaatgtgtttagaagtattttagtcttgctcaaagttgtgtatttatgtaaagttggaatcgagctaatgtaGAAAAGAtttatgcatttcggcctggctcgatcaatcgaaacttaggctcgatcgatcgaagctcgggtagaatgtttttttttctgcagatttccaactcagccctagttgtttaaaacattttagggttttctaatttgtcttaagtataaaaggcaaaccctagccacattttagtgttgctcatattgcggtttgtgtaaatctcttgtgagatctagaggagctttcctttacacgaacttagggttttcaaggaggagatattatctacaccttgatgatcaactcggttatttccattgaagtttaaagaaaacacaagcgggtgtgcttgtatctggtggtgaatccaagaaagaaggcgtccgtggattcggagtttgcacgtggtcgtgtcagtaagttctactggttggtaacAATAAGAAATCGAGCGTGGgagcttgtaagtcttattgtatgaactttgattctttcaaaatagtggattcaagtttaccttgaggatagctaggtcaaatcctccccaggtttttaccggtttagtttcctgggtgatcatatcttgtattatttatctttccgctgttttgcatgatataatctttgtgattgtgataacctagatttgttaaattggactaagtaacaacttggctaattacttaggttaaatcaattgtgttttaaggggtctaaaaactaacacatTTCCTTGTAGCCTTGTTTGCCTTAAAATGGCTGGCTAGTTTGCAATGCAGTTCATAATAACTTTATGTTTTATTAGATAGTTAATCCATAGCATTATCTTGCATTGTTTCCTTCCACTTATCTACATGTAATATTGAAatagaaattttctttaataCATTTCAGGCTGTATCCAACGATGCGAAAAATGTTCTGGTTCTTGCAGCCACAAATACTCCTTATCATTTGGAtgtggtgagaaaaaaaataccaccCTTCTAACCTACGGCCatgtattgaaaatattttatggtctACAATGCTTTAGGTTTGAGGCTAATGCTAAGTTTATTATCGTAGGCCATTAGGAGGCGTTTTGATAAGCGAATCTATATCCCTCTCCCAACTCAGGATGCAAGGGAACAAATGTTTAGGGTACTTCAGTTTCGTAATGCAATGCATTTGGAAAATCAAAGCAATGTAGTTATAAACCCATTGTGATTAATGCTTTTGTTGTTTATCTTGTCTTGTTTAATATCctctagtttttttatttgagcaGTGGCATATTGGGAAAACTCCTCATAACCTTAGTACAGAGGATTTTCAGGATTTAGCAAGCAAAACAGATGGTTTCTCTGGTTCAGATATATCCATTTGCGTAAGTATCAATTTTACATTAGGTGTCAGCATTTCCTCAAAGTGATTATATGGCTGAAAACTGGTAGTTACTTGTAGGTTAAAGATGCACTATATCAGCCTGTTCGTGCAACTCTTGATGCTGAATTCTTCAGAGAATATTCTCCAGGCATGTGGGTCCCTTGCGAAGGTACTCACCCAGAAGCTGAGAAGTATACCTTCGAGCTCGAGGAACTTAAAGCAAAAGTCGAAGCTTCAAAGGTATGGATTAGCTAGGAAACTGATGTTCAACACATGAAATCATTCTAATAAATCATGTTTATGGCTGAGTATTagtaactaataaataaatttcttgaacATATGTAGATTGTCCTGACTTTAGTAGTTAGTTAATTTATGGAAAATAGGATTGAAGAAAAACGCAAAAGAGGGGAGGGGATTAGTGTACTAGAAAGCAAAAGTCTCATTGAATTGCATTGATTCATGTTTGGTGTTGATTTTCTCTTCCATTAATATAGGcggattctttcttctttttttcaagtTCGGTATTTGTGGTAGTATTTTTGTAGCCCCTATGTTCACTTTGAATTTTCATATTCGTGTGTCTGGGAATTGATGACTTGCAGATCCAGCTACCACCCAACACAAAAGTAGATTTTGACATTGTGCTTGAGGAACAAAAGCCAACTGTAAGTAAAGCTGAAATTGAAGCGTGTGAGAGATTCACCGAGGAGTTTGAGATTGACGGTTAAGGGCAAAAACTGTAGAGGCAGATATTATTATTTCTGAAGTTTCTTCCTATTGTGTTTctaattatggtttttttttttttttttttttttgggggggggggggggtatggGGGGTGGTGGCGCTATTGTTAACCATATGCTAGTGTTTTGTGAATTTATCTGGGTTAGACATTTGTCAGTATGGTTAGAAGCTTTCTAGCcccccaaaaagaaaagcaataaaCTAGCTTGtccaactttttattttaataaaaaagcaataaactagcttcttcttttttttcttttttttttccaaaaaagtgttaactttttttgtatttgaacTTTTTCTGACTTTTGACAAATAAGAAACTATATATGGGATGACATAGTTAAGTGTTGTGAATATGATCTGCCATGTCATGTGATGCCATTGGATTGTTCCAGAAAATGTTAGAGAAATGAGTCATTGGATTATAGGTAGTCTATAAATAcagaattgaaaaagtagttAGGAACTTAGGATAGACATGTTTTTGAAAGCTTAAGTGTCTGTTTGGAAACagcttatttagctttttgttaaaaatgtgctaaagtataattttatcttgaaaaagtgtgaaaaatgatattttaaaaagttgtacataaaaattaaaagctaaaactTAAGCTTATAGACTAATGCCAAACAGACACTTTAGTGAGATagcaattgcttttttttttttttttttttttttaactagtcgctaaccagTGTGATGCACGGAAAAactattaattttgaaaaaaaaatccaataatgaGTAAATAAacattctgaaaaaaaaaattaattgaaattaatcaaacaaataattaatcaaccaaaaatataGCTTTtcataagaaaacaaaaaatcacatgaacctaaataaaaaacatttaaggTGAAGAATTAAGATCAACTTACTAAGATGCAAATACCAAAAACCCCAAGacttaaaacttcaaaatttatggaatccccaaattctacttcagaaccaaaccaaattcaacaaatttatatataacataccaaataaaaatgtatCGTTCCCTAAGCTAGAAGACATAGGTtgcatctttgatttttttccaaaaaaagagagatgttTTATCGGCCAtgtacaatataaaaatataattagtagaaatttcaacctaaaaaccaaacccacgatTACCAACGTGAGTCTAACATACCAAGTAAAAATTTATCGTTCCTTAGGATAGAAGACATAGGTTGCATATTTGATTTTGCtccaaaaaaatagatatgCTTTATTTGTCatgtacaatataaaaaaataattaggagaaatttcaacccaaaaaccaaatcCACGATTATCAACGTGAGTctcttttttttcaacattagtcttttttttttttttttttgagtcctatgataatttttgtttttatatagattatcaatgtttgagtttgagtttaagttagactTGTTAGAAAGATAGAATTTCACTCCTagttaagtttaaattaaaaataataattttatttaaataaaataataattttatttaaatattatgctgacgtgaaaaataagttttaaataaacaaaaataattttttttttttaaaatgataataacGAGTTTCAGTTCAAGTTGGACttgatagagtttcactcctagttaagtttgaactaaaaataataattttatttaaatattgtgttgacgtggaaaattgtgagggCTTCataggtttcggttttatatatatataaaaatgataataatgagtttgagtttaagttagactTATTAGATAAATAGAGTTTCACTTCTAGTTAAGTTTGAactcaaaaaatcattttatttaaatattgtgctgacgtggaaaataagttttgattaaacaaaaataattttatttaaaaaaaaaacgataatgatgagtttgagtttaagttggatttATTAGGAAGATAGAGTTTCACTGCTAGTTTagtttgaactaaaaaaaataattttatttaaatactgTGCagacgtgaaaaattgtgagagctttataggtttcggttttatatatatatatatatatatataaatgataatgatgagtttaagTTTAAGTTAGACTTATTAGAtaaatagagtttcactcctagatatatatatatatatatatatatatatataaatgataatgatgagtttaagTTTAAGTTAGACTTATTAGAtaaatagagtttcactcctagttaagtttgaactaaaaaacaaaatttatttaaataaaataataattttgtttaaatattgtgctgacgtggaaaattgtgagagtttcagaagcttcggttttatatatatatatatatatatatatatattagccttaaaaatattaattgaaaaaaataaataaataaataattgtaaaaacaatttcatataaaatctaatataaatataagttgtaatatatttttttcataccTAATTCAATTTACTCAACAATTTTTGATCCAAATGATTTATTCATTCCCAATTGTTTGAACTCATTATTATGCTCATGTTTCTCCATAATCTCAATTAACGATAAGTATATGTTTTCTATcattaaataaagaaacaaacataaccaattcataattattaacaaacaaagtaagagattaatccaaatttcatattttgtgttttaattttttaatattaaatgtaATGGCacatcacttaaaatttgtcacGTCATAGTTCCACAATGAGACTAACATCTATTAACAGAATGACCAATTAGCAAACTTTAGAGACCAATAGTGTTTAATTAGCAAACATTAGAGACTAATAGTATAGTTTTGTTGTTTGCTTTTTTCTATGTCGGCATCTGTTTCTTAAGGTTGGAACTAGGAAGtgcctttttactttttttctatgTCAATGAGGGAAAAGTAGGTTCACATAATCACAATACAAGTATCTATAAAAATCCCCTCAATTCTCACTTAAACATGTGACCTACTGCTTTCGGTGAAAGGTGCTTGCTATCATACCAAGGCCCAACCTCTAATGTTGATAAAACTTATAATATACTATATTCACTCATCTGTTTCTTATTGTACTTTGACAAATCAGATTAACTTGAAGATGCTAGAGAATGCCAAGAAAGTTTTTTAAGGTATTGTACCATAAACCTTTTTGTCCAGTAAATTCCTGTACGTAAACCAAAAATGCTAGTGAATCTGCAGCTTCATGATGCTGATATTGCCAAAAAGATCATCTCTATGCCAATTTTGATTCATGCTGGTTTCACTGATGAAACCATTTGGCTTTACACAACATatgggtttttactttttagaaagTTAGCAGAGGGAACCCAATTctaagaaaggaaagaaaaaggaatgggGGGAAGGAAGAGAATctaatttgaataataatacggttataaactattttacaatatttttataaacagtTCTTGTGACCAATTCTTATTCATTCTCATTTGGGCCCACtattaacattacttttttactaGTAATGTTATAGTCACAAACTactttacaacatttttactaaTTATTGATGTAGCAAATTCTTACTGGTTCTCATTTGAGACCACCActaagatcattttttttttttttttactttacaatAACCAATTAATacatcaacaatttataaaatagtttgtaattttagcatttttcatttagtaattaattttgagctacaagacagTAGTACTTGTTATGATCCTTACGGACAATGTTGATATCCTTCAATTGTTTGTGCATCTATTAAATCTTTCTGTCTGAATGATTTTTGGAGTCCATTTTAAAACATTAGCAATAGGACTCCACATAGAGCTTCTGACAATTAGCTTGTGGTTTTAATTGTGAGCTCAAACAAGGAGTTCTCTGTCTCTGTCTTTTTTCACCTTGCAATCATAACTAAccccatttttttaattaaaaaaaaagggtaaatctAACGCCATTTCTATAAGCCTAACAGTGATCATTATACTAAAAGACTTTATATCACATTGGATCATATATCTTAAACTAGTAAACTCTACGAATTccaaatagataaaaataaatactaacTTCCCATaatctataaataaaattaatcctAATCCAAACTAATTTAACTAATCCCATTCcaaatgcatttattttaaaaataaagcacatttctatcattttatccaatacaaattaaaataaattagacacgTACCATTCCTCTCCTCTAAAAAACACCATTGTCCTCAGGATTAATTCTTAACCCATACAGAAATTATTCCTCTTTGATAAGTAAGCCAGCCAACAATCCATACACACCAAGAACTTGCTAAAGAGTTAATCTAAGAACCCACGTGAATGGTCACAAGATTCTTGAagatttttgctttttgttataatactgctaaataaatttgaatttgattgggaaattcaaaaagaaaagaaaaacaaaactcgTCTTTCTTATTTTGCAGATTCAAGGGGATTCTTAGATGAACTCTTTAGCAAGTTCTAGTTGTGCATGGATGTTGGCTGGCATACTTatcaaagaaggaaaattttgtaTACGGGTTATTTGTAAGCTCCTAATATATATGGAAAAGTTTGGGCTTTAGATATTTGTAACCAATGGTCTTGAGACCTGTTATTTCATTTCTCCAGATTTCTTGTGAAATCTAATATGTCACTTGAGTTATTAAATAGGGGAAAAATCGGCTTGTTGTTTGGGTATATATTCAATTTTAAGTATCGATCGtctttttcctccttttctaatattctctttctttgttcatttttcttattctGAAATAGgatttatttgtgtgttgtaaACCTCAAGGCATTAGATTGGTTAAATTAAACCTTTGTTTAATTGACTTTTTGGGGTTGCCTTACTTGACATTAATTTACCACTTGTGCAAATTCTATAGTTGGTAGTcacaagattttgtttttgttttttttttttacaagatagaaattttactctaatctaatataaatatatatatatatatatatatgtgtgtgtgtgtgtgtgtaaaactccctcttggagacttgaaccctaacTTTTAGCCCACATCTCtcaagtacttatacttataGAATGACCATCGCCAATAATGCGTGGTGGTCACTTTcgagtatatatataaaatagtcaTTTCTCTAACCTTTTCTAAAACAATCACATGACATCAAATGACATGGTAGTTTAGATTTACAATCCCATGGCGAGTAAAAAACGtaaaagttaatttatttatttatactagTTAGGGCAGCACGTGTAAGACACATGCTTGCCGTGGAATAAGAGTGATAATTAAGgccaattctaaattttattcacatcacaaaacaaagatataaatcatttaatttttaaagtacataaagatttacattaatcaaaagagaaattaattttaagaattttaataattatgtcataaaaagttaatatcattcatataagattttttttttttttttttgggataattttcGCATAAGAATTTTGATCACACACAAAGTTAGGAtagctatttaacatataaatatctattatactataatagttttttagtacctATTTGCTAAAGGCAATATAtccacttaaaaaaatttctaagaatgataatgaatattatcatttttcaataataagcaactgagttttgctaaggaaaaaagaaaaaaaaaaaaaagacttgtgTGATCAAATTTTCTATTAGATTATATGTTTCGATaatttaaacctagaaaatcaatattctttagataacaaataaaacaccttATATCATCATTCTAACTTTCCAAACATTACTACCATCTAAGACTTAAAATacgtgaagaaaattttttaaatgttaaaatttagttggagtattttagacattacacaataaaatattttaaaaagcaTAAGCTCTAATTAAGGTTTAATTGAGAAAATcacaatatgacatatttgctaattctaaaatttaaggatgaattgtaaactaccccaaacataaaggatgaaagtgtttttatcctaagtttttttttttcttcttttttttttgttgtaaaactatgtgtttttacttaaaattgcgcgtaaaggaaaaaaaaatataaaaagttaatccAAGAAAATTATATGTGAAACAGTAAATTTTGGTTCAACAAAGTTGactaaaccaataaaaaatttctaaaaacacaacaaaatggcacaacattttcataatgtCTTTATAATTTtgctatattttattttgacttgtaaagaattgacagctcagcagttttgaaaatattgtgacaacaaCAAGAtgtcttaaaatttttacaaaaaaaaatgttatgttcatgatattttcataacaaattaaaagtaGTAAGCTGTTacagattgttattagtgggcaaaaaagtaatttcattagaaagtttaaattagaactgtAGGGTCACGTTTCGCGACGAACCGCaatagagttgggttcgcacgtgaatgggcccaaacaatatcatttgtagagagtggattcgaaaggctaggccttagttatCCAATGGTGGTTctggtggtgttcatatgtgatttaagCGTTTTCACCCTTGGGGCCTTTCTCCTGGAGGTAGACTGGGAGCCCCCCTCCTTTTTTCCAGTCCCCATCcttatattacttattttttcttttatactagtctgcattcattttccttcgtccacgtgtagggtcaacatttccaagactgatacttgtcctgtcaatcccaacccaaagttgttgggagtggttaataaagttaaaggataaggctctgttaggcgcagagatatgcatgagAAAGATGGTAAAGGCAACCTTTcctaaatattttagatttcccttcaagcatgtccctttaccgttttgcccctcttcttggtggatctttgggtcagccgaggactgcactgtcctcggctgcttctccgggccaattgggccttattattcttgagctcgggccatgacctttttcggcttaggcctttgaactctccatcagcaagtgggcctggcccatcaattattggaccccacaagaaccaataacaatttaccatctatgatttgttatgaaaatattgtaaaaaatgttgtaaatgtagcacttttttttcacaatacctttatttttagttgtaattGGTTCCAATatgatagtttattattttattttgacctataagaaattaacacactAACAATTGTGACAATATTGTGCTAATTTgttatgttaatattttttattattttgtgaaacattgcaaattgaacaaaccaaaaataatgtaaCAAAACTACTGTTACTTTcgcattcaaaaaaaaaaaggccagtGAAACAGtaaaaattgaacaaaccaaaaatactgtTACGAAACTACTATAGCTTTAAGGCattcgctctttttatatatagataatataatataaaacaaaaacaaaccggtatacttgagaagaaaaaaaaaatccatctcaccAAATTGACCAAATACCATGAATaagtatgaaagattttttagtaGCATTAGAATGAGTCTAAAAATATGACTAATCCAAAACACTATTTCTAAAACTATTTCTAAGCGTGCTCTGTTTATATTGTTAATAGATTTATTAAAGAAAAGCTAGTTTTATTgcatttttgtaatataaaaagTAGGACAAAAAGCTTCTAATTAACCAAACTGACACACGTAACTCATTGAGATAAGTTCAGATAATACTAGGGAgttttacatacatatacattaAAATTAGGCTAGATTAAAAATTCTATCTAGGAtcgaaaaacaaaaatagacaaaaacaaaaaaaagaccaCTAGCATATGGATAACATATGGATAACGGTTACtcagaaaaataataataaaaataaaaaataaatataaaaaccaaCGTCTCTCTACATTTCTATCCAGTTCAGGGTTACCCGGGTCGGACTGTCCGGTCCCGTTCGAGTTTGAAAGCGTTGACCCAAACTCGTTATGGAACTTCTCAAGCAGGTTAAGGTCAGCTTCAGTTACAGTTCGCTTATGTTTCTTTTCCACGTCCTTAAAATGATCAATTGTGACATTTGGTACCTGGATCTGCAAGTCATCAATTTCCAGAGACACGAATGAATATGAAAATTCAAAGTGGATATAGGGGTCTTAAAAAATACTActacaaacaaaaaatactactacaaataaacttgatcaaaaaaaaaaaaaagaacaaaacctATTTTAATGGAAGAGAAAATCAACACCAAACATGAATCAATGCAATTTTGTGACccgctctttttctttttctttccagtGTACTAACCCCCTCCCCtctttcaagtttttcttcaatCCTATTTCACATAAGGACTTTTAtaggtttaaaatttttcttttccagaCTTTTATTGACTTACATTGTACTAGCTGTACACATTTGTGTCTATAATGTAAACTAAGAATTCTCTCTTCCCCATAAATTAACTACTAAAGTAAAGGCAGTCTACGTATCTTCAAGAATTCTATCCATAATTAAGTTACTTATACTCGgccaaaaacataattttttggaatGATTTCTTGTCTTGAACATCAGTTTCCTAGCTCGTCCATACCTTTGAATTTTGTCCGTCTTTCTCAAGTTTCTCAAGAGTTGAACGAATAGACTGATATAGTGCATCTTTGACCTAAAAGTAAGTAACAGGTTTTAGTCATATAATCACTTTGGAGACATACTGACACCTAATGTCAAATTGACACTTACGTAATAGGATATATCTGAACCAGAGAAACCTTCTGTATCCTTAGCTAAATGCTTTAATTCTTCTTTAGCAATGCTATTAGGAGTTTCCCCAATCTGAACCTGCTCAAATAAAAAACTGGAGGATATTAAACGAGACATAAACTACAAAAGCATAAAGTACAGTGAGTtgctttgattctccaaattcatTGCATTACAAGAACTGAAGTACCTCAAATATGCGTTTCCTTGCCTCGTAATCTGGGAGAGGGATATAGATTCGCATATCAAAACGCCT
This genomic stretch from Quercus robur chromosome 4, dhQueRobu3.1, whole genome shotgun sequence harbors:
- the LOC126721315 gene encoding protein SUPPRESSOR OF K(+) TRANSPORT GROWTH DEFECT 1-like, which encodes MTSVPNIQRRERAVEKLKKEMEQDESNKKEKAYELYMEALENAGVLWDVANTITCLLSIHSVLASNIVSKWMRESEKQVSNLFQSARDEAPSIIFIDEIDSICGSRGNDNENEATRRIKTEFLVQMQAVSNDAKNVLVLAATNTPYHLDVAIRRRFDKRIYIPLPTQDAREQMFRWHIGKTPHNLSTEDFQDLASKTDGFSGSDISICVKDALYQPVRATLDAEFFREYSPGMWVPCEGTHPEAEKYTFELEELKAKVEASKIQLPPNTKVDFDIVLEEQKPTVSKAEIEACERFTEEFEIDG